The DNA sequence GCCGGAGCCATCAGGTGTCGAATTTGGATTCCGAATCATGAACATGGGTCATTACATTTACGCtccaattaatattgatttctaCCTTTTggccatttattttatttattagtataCAATCGTAGAAAATAATTCATTACACTCCTTGCAATCGGCCCGTAATGCCTCCCTCCAAAAACGGGTGGAATGCTCTCAAAATCCATTCACTTGTATACTGTAGTTCGATTGAGTTCAGATTGTTCACTCTTTTTAATTTGGCACCAAAAAGGTAATATCGAGATTTTGGTTACGAAATCTTTTAAGATCAGTGTACAGTCGAGATTTTATATTGGAAATTCGAAAAATACTGTTCACAAGAGACATTTATTTATGCATGTAAGCGGTTTAGCAACTAATCAACAACACAAATTTATAATGACTTTTCAAGCACTGAGTTTTAACGAACAACTGCCATTTATTAGCATACTGTCTAACCCGACTCGGCTGCCAATAAAACTGTTCTTCAGTCTCTATATTTCATTGTCTCTTTCTCAAAACCTACCGTTGGAAATTGCTTGGAAAACTCCTCAACCTCACGTCggagttttgaaatttcagaTTGGAATTCTTTATTTGATTGCACGGTTGCCTTGAAATCCTTCAACTTAGCACCTGCATTCACGATTGAGTATGTCAAAGGATTCTAAAAGATAGAGAGCCAACAAATGGGCGATAATGTGAGACGAGAGagttcaatatattttaatgcaGATCGGATGATTGTTACGATCGAAAATCCGACCTTTAGGCTCAGCAGCCTTAATCTTCAAGGCTAACTTCAAAGCTTCATCAAAGAATTCAGCTACTTTCACAAAATCTGCTTCGAGGAAGCCTCTGGAAGTAAGAGCAGGGGTTCCTATATACACAAAATTTATAGTATTATGATAGTCTATACTCTTATTCAGTATCGAATATGTTATATTACATGACATGACATATGAACTCGAAAGTCATACCCATACGAATGCCACTCGGAGAAATGGCAGACACGTCCCCTGGAACTGTGTTCTTGTTGGCTGCAATATGCACCCAATCCAAAACCTTTTCCACTCTCGAGCCATCAATACCCTGAATAGGTtgaaaatagattaaattacaaatttagtccccaaacttttaaatttgtctCTTTGGTCTTTAAACTTGTATGATAAATCCTTTGAATCATAAgtcatgaattttaaaaagtatctaATCCGTCCTTCAACTTTTAGTTTTGTGATCAATAAGTCATTGAATTTTcagtaataaataatagatcCTTAACTCATtcgtcaatttttttttaatctaaaagcatcggttaaaattttaaagttttaaatgcTTTATTAGAATGACTTGCTAACACTTGAAAAGTTATTCCAAATAGAATTTTACTATTAGTTAAACCGTCGATAAGACTTACGTAGATGAGAAGTATAATAGTAATaacgaagaacaagaagtCACCCTTTaccttatttttcaaattcacgAGGAGTAAATGATTATCAGTTCCACCAGATACAAGTTCATAGCCCTTCTCAATCAAACACTGCATAAACAATGAATTTGACACAGTAAACTACACTGATTTAAGCAAAGAATTCAAAGCAGTGAGAAAAACATGCACTAGTCTGTATACCTGAGCAAATCTTGAAGAATTATTGAGAACCTGTTGTTGGTAGGCTTTGTATTCCGGAGTTGTGGCCTATTGCAATATGGTAAATAAGAGAAATAACATgaatgaaaacaatttaattctGTTACCGAGGatgttttgaattaaataaacaacCTGCTTTAGCGCAATCGCCAGACCAGCAATTTTATGGTTGTGTGGGGAACCTTGAAAACCAGGGAAGACTGCGCCATTGATTTTGTCTTCATAGTCATAGAGCACCTTGTTCAGGATTATTgaaggattattgggagtgagtcctcatattggttaatttagtgaaagatcatgagtttataagtgagaaatactatctccattgatatgaggccttttgaggaatctcaaagcaaagccacgagggcttatgctcaaagtggacaatatcataccattgtagaaagtcgtgattcctaacatgatatcagagtcatgccctaaacttagccatgtcaatagattCCTCattgaacaaagaattgtgagcctcgaaggtgtagtcaaaagtgactaaagtgtcgaacaaatgatgtactttgttcgctCGTtcgctccagagaaaggagttgagcctcaattaaggggaggattgttgaggattattgggagtgagtcccacgttggttaatttagtggaagatcatgggtttataagtgaggaatactatctccattggtatgaggccttttggagaagtccaaaacaaagccatgagatcgaagatgtagtcaaaagtgactataaagtgtcgaacaaagggtgtactttgttcgaggctCAAGAATATTAGACAACAAATAAAGTTCGGTTATTTTTTTAGCTACATTTTTACGTCTCACTTACTTCCTCTCCTTTTTTGTTGATCTCTTTAACGCCCTTTCGATAGAAAATCAAAGCCCCTCGCGGTCCACCTAAGGACTTATTTGTGGTCGTTGTCACAATATCAGCATATTCAAAAGGAGATGGAATAACGTCTGCTGCAACTAAACCAGCAAGGTGTGCCATATCAGCCATCATGATTGCCTTATATTTGTCACAGATCTGTCACGACGAAATCAAATGTTATGCTACAAATGTAAAAGTAAAACCCTGGTGGAGATATTCCAAAATGTAATTCATAGCCAagcaaaggaagaagaaaccttTCGAATTCGTGCATAATCATAGAGACGAGCGTAGGCAGTTGCACCAGCAACAATGAGTTTTGGTCGAAACAAAGATGCACTTCTCTCCATCTGCATATAAGTTTTGATTATTTGGATTGCAGTTTCAAGAAAAATCAATAGGATATCAGTATACAATTCATTCAAACGGTACAGAAGCATTTGCTAACCCCATCATAGTCAATGTAACCAGTTCTCTCATCCAACCTATATGGCATTGTCTCGAAGAACATTGAAACAAGAGAAACTTTCTTGGTAGCAGTCTGCAAAAGTTCGAAGAAACATATACAAATATGAAATCACTTACAAGCTCATGTTCTCGATGATAGTTCGGTTTCTTACGAAGAAAATCTAAAAGGAAACgttcataatttttaagatCGTAGTAACTCAGTTTAAACTTTGCCTACTTTTCCCGAACAAATTTGTAACTAAACCAAAAACTAACATGTACtacatttgaaaattaaggACCTACCTGATAACCGTGCGAAAGGTGTCCACCATGTGGTAAATCAAGAGACATTATCCTCTCGTGAGGTTTTAATAATGCACTGTATGTCAGAAAGTTAGCTATAGATCCAGTGAAAGTCTGCACGTTAActacaaacaaaagaacatgTTCAGTTAATCAACTTCATGTTGAGAAAATTCTGAAACTATTTGCAAATGTGCAGCTGAATCACAAGAAACTCGGGGAAATTCTAGCATAacttgttgaggattattaggagtgagtcccacattcgttaatttagtggaagatcatgggtttataagtgaggaatactatctccattggtacgaggcattttgggcTCACTCCTACGTtcgttaatttagtggaagatcatgggtttataagtgaggaatactatctctattggtacgaggcattttgggcTCACTCCCACGTTCGTTAATTTAGTgaaagatcatgggtttataagtgaggaatattatctccattggtacgcggcattttggggaagcccaaagtaaagtcatgagagctcatgcttaaagtgaacaatatcataccattagggagatccgtgattcctaacataacTTAGGAGATAAAGATACCCATTACGCTCACTACTAAGAAAAgatcataataataagataTGAACAATTATGATACCTCCCCATTTTGCAGGGTCCAAACGGAACGCTTCAAACACACGTTTCTTGCACAAGTTCTCGATGATATCAGCGTACCTAAAtccattttaagtttataattaattcaaacaGGAATCGAACAAAGGAAATTGTAGTGTAGAATTGAGATAGATTGATTGACAGACTCAGTTCCTCCATAGTATCTGGCACCCGGATATCCTTCACTATATGAATTGGTCAATATCGAACCAACTGCTTCCATTACTGCTCTTGGGCAGAAATTCTCGGAAGGTATAAGCTCAAGacccttcaaattaaaaaacgaCTTGAAGCTAagctcaactcaactcaatcgagcatttcaattaaaaaaaaaagaaaaaaaaaacctggAATTGACGAGCTTTCTCAAGCTCAATGATGTCTGCCACATCGGGAGCAATGACCTCCATGGGGGAGTTCAGCTGCTTAATCCACtgcaaaagtaaaagaaaaaaaaaatatatataaattagatttataataaaaaaatactaactTTTAATGGTACCAAACATTTTGCCAAGCTCAAATCAAACCCGTCAGAGCTTATAccagacaatatcatactattgtggagagccGTGTTCCTCTAACTTAAATCATGCCAatacaaaggactccaaaagaggaGTCAAAGCCTCGATAAAGGAGAGGCttactttattcgaggggaggtgttggtttatttttaaattttgatttttatcaaataaaaaaaaaacacacattgaaaaattgaaaatatttatctgtgatatttataattaattaaattaatatcaacaattttgacataaaataaatataatttttttttaaaaaagaaaatcatagaaATGGAGTGCTCACCGTAGCTCGAGCTTCCCTTTCCTCCGCCGTGGACCTGCAAACAGACGACTGCGGACAAAGAAAACCGACGGAAAATTTGGGCATCAAAACAGAAAAATCATAGATATTATGAATTAGCGgcgaggagagagaaaaacaaccATGTGACGGAGGAGGAACCGCCCATTCACCGGAGCAACGTTGGGTTTTGTAACGCCGACGGCGACTTTTCTCAGAAACATTGCCATTGGTTTCCGCCGGCGATTGCCTCCAccgatatgaaaaatgttttaaaaaatataaactgtattttttttcttttactataatGTTAACTAATTCATTCCATATATAGGGATCATGGGAGATATTAGAAAGCATTTTTAATGGATAGATttgagatgttttttttttcttttctagtcCTCCTATTCCTTTTAAATTACCTTTGATTCCcaaaaatttagaacattTCGTTAAATTCAATACTTttgtcattaaaaaaaaaacataaaaaattaatggatttaatattattttaattaaaagatagaaatttgattaaaatatattttaatattcgaGAGTCAGTtgctaatttttaataaaattctctAATAAAGTTTCCTAAcggttttatattttaaatgggtcaaaatattgaaaggtaaatttggaataaatttgaatatgataaatatataaataaataaatttaaagttttaatgtTTGATTCATGTATTTACCTTTAGAGTTCTTTTTAGTTGTTTGGGGAtatgttgaagattgttggaagggagtctcacattcactaatttagggaatgatcatgagtttataggtaaggaatacatctccctaaaccttttgggaagcccaaagcaaaatcacgagaacttatgctcaaagtggacaatatcataccattgtgaagggTCGTTATTCCTAACAGGGTCCGACTCAAACTCATGGCCAAAAAGTCTAATGTAAATTTCAACCCAAATTATTGCTTCCTTCTTAGTTTCCTGGCTTAATATTTACGCGTGTATATGTGTGTACGTGTTGTGtatattatattgtttatATATGTGTGTTAACAACACTTCATTTGAAGTCAAAGaggtcaaaaaaaaaaaaaaaaaaaaaaaaaaaaaaaaaaaaaaaaaaaaaaNTCAGGGTCTAGAAGAATATTAATAGATAGGtttgagaaattttatttgtcctcccatttaaatttaaatttaaatttatttgattctgaAGCTTTTAAATATTCTGTTCATGTTCTAAGTTtgtcaaatgttttttttccacattcattgtaacaatttttttattttcttttctagaaaAAGAGTTTTATGATTGtgacattttgttttaatggTAGAAGACATTGATAAAGAATATTGGTGGCAAAGGAAAAAATTTAACCTCTTTTTGGCTCTAAGTTTCCAGAACAAAGCAAAAGTAAATACAAGAAGACTTACTTTGGTTTAGATAGGATCTCTTAAATCTCCGGTTCGTCCACGCCATCATCTCGATCACATTATGTCTCGTctattaagaaagaaaaataaaaatactttggtaagtaattaatttaatcagTTGCTAActtgtttaaataaattctattaattattttttacgtATATTAGAAGTGTTATTTGTAATTGattatttatagatttttgGTCTAGATCCGGTCCAACCATTATATTGTCTTTTAGGCTCATTTACTAAGGTCTCTCTATCAGTGTTGATGTATTCTAGCTAAGCTTAAACTTTATTTGTTGGCTTTGATTATGCTTACTACAAATTTCGGATTCATACCTAAGACTCGTTCTCGGTCAAATACGACCTATGTACTAAAATCTTCGGCGGCCTAAAATAGCACGAAGATCAAGAATACTCATTGTTCCTAACTTAACACTCAAGGCGTCTACTAGAAGTTCTGTAGGGATTAATAGACTAAGAATACTCATACATATCTCATATCATAACAAGCTCAAGTTCCCACGTGCCCCCAACACGCTGTTTCATGTGCCCCAACTTTGGGCACTCGCACCTCGCGCGCCTCTTGGCTCacgtcttcttcttccccgaGAGCTTCCTGCACATTTTTCagatcttttttattatttcctcTATGTCCTTTTCATGATAACTTGAGTTAAGatggttgaggattgttgaggacgGTTGGaagtgagtcccacgttggctaatttaggaaatgatcgtACGTTTACTAGTAAAGGAATAAATCTCCATTAATACGAGGCTttttagggaagcccaaagcaaaaccataagAACTTAAGTTCAAAATGGACTGGTACAGGTGCGGTGATCCTCATTTGGGTTTCTTCTACAACATTTTAGATCACAAATCCATTAAGccccaaatttttcttcaccGGACGTGGCCTTGGTTATTCCGTAATCATCAAAGTCAATTATATCAAAGTTCTAGAAGGCATCTCCAAGTAAGTTTTACTTGCCTCATCAATACTTCCACATTTGCTATACATACTAACCAATGCAGTTCCCACAAGAACATCTCCCGAAACACCCCTCTTAATGATCAGAGCATGAATTTGTACCCCTTGTTCTAAGGTTACTAGTCTACAATAAACACTTCAAACACTGGAGAAAGTGAACAGAGAGGTTTCATACCCGAGCGATATAATTTCTGGAGCATATTAAGTGCTATGGATCCACTCTTATGAGCTGCAAGATCATCAGCAGCAACATCCATCATTTTTGCATGACCTGCAATCATCGCATTCCATGTAATCAAAATGAGGGTTTCCATACCTTCGAACAGTTTCTGAGCTTCAATATGCTATCCACATTTCAGGTATAAATacatagaatttttttttataggtaTGCTCGAATCATAATCTAAGCTCAATGCTTAGTGAGtgatgttggatgaaagtcctacGTGGGCTAATTTCTAAttaaggaatactctctctattgagatgagacattttggggaagtcaaaagcaaagtcacgagagcttatgctcaaagtggaaaatattatatcattgtagagagtcgcgTTCATCTAACAAGTGAATTTGTGCTCGTAGATCAAAGTTAGCATCAGGCAACAAGTAATCAAGGCCCTTGTGAGAGTATATTCATTCGGTTCTACACCTTCTGAGAGCATctcgacaaaaaaaaacttgggaCTCCAAACTGCTTGACCTGAAGTCCATGAAATGACGTTCTTTTCCTTAATTATATGGAAGGCCCTTACAGCAAATTCCAAGCACCCGAATTTAGAATAGAAGCTAGAAAGAGAGTTGCCAATACTAGTACCAAATCTATGTGATATTTGATGATATATGCATGGACTTGTTCAGAATTGTTCGAAAGGAAGTCCCACCTCcgctaattaagaggatgaACATGGGTTTAtgagtaaggaatacatcttcattggtatgaggccatttgagagtttatgctaagagtggacaatatcatactactATGGAGAGTCATGGTTCCTAATCTGATTATCAAAGTCATGttcttaacttagtcatgccaataACATCCTCAAATGTccaacaaagaagttgtgagccttgaaggtgtagtaaaaaagtAACTAAAGTGTCAAAtaaaaggtgtactttgttaaagggctccagagaaatgagtcgagcctcaattaagggagGCTATTTGAGGGCATCATAGGCCTCAGGGAAGCTCTATGGTATATTTTGTTCggggggaggattgttgaggattgtggGTGGGaagtctcacatcgactattatggatttataagtaagaaatacttcTCCACTAGTATGAGACTTTTTGGggaaatcaaaagtaaaaccatgagagtttatgtctaaagtggataatatcatatcattgtggagagtcgtggttcctaacagaACTTGCTTCCTCAATTCGATAGATTGcaaggaagaacaagaattcAACACTATTCGGAGGGTAAAATTTGTAGGATAAGCTCCAGTCTGCAACATTTCGATGAATACTTTAAGGGCAGGCAGAGGCTGCGAATTCTGAACATAACCAGTCACTAGAGTAGTCCATGCAACCGCATTTCTTCTAGGAAAATTATCAAACACCTAGCGAGCATGTTCCATGACTCCACATTTCACATTTCACACTAACAAAAAAACGTCATTACAAATAGGTCTTCATATGTCCCAGTTTTACCGATATGTCCATGGATAATTTCCTTTTCTGCAGCTAAATCGCTGTCTATGGCTATGCATTATTGCAACAAAGGAATATAGTAAGAAGTTTTGACCGTCGTACCTTCTTTCAACAGAGACAGAGCTTCACGCAAGTTTACAATCTTCGGCTCCGCATCAACATTCAGTTGGATTAGCGACTAATACGACACGCTGGCACTCTATACTATATCATAGAATCAACAAATCGACAGATCAAGAAAACGAAGCAGGCTAAATTCACATTCCATACGCTTAGTTACGAACAAATTAAGTATCCAACACTCAGAATCCACAGTTTCACACTCCAACTCAACTGATCGATCTCGCAAACCAAGAACAGAAGTCCGTAAAATCAATTCGAggattttcaaaaaagaaaaaatcatgaCTCCACCGAAAGCAAGCAAAAAGAGTACCTTATCGTTGAGGAAAAGCTGGTAGAATGTCGCTTTCTTAAGCCGGAATCGAGGTTGAGAGGAGCAGTGAAGGTAACAGAAGGCAAGGAAGCCAtggaaggaagaaggagaaggaattACATAATAATGGCGGGAACCCATGAATTGTGGAGGGAAAAACGTCTTTGTTTCTTCGCTTTACCGTCACCGTACTTTCACTTCCAACtttccattcttttcttttctttttattttttttcaaataaatttgaagtttaaaaaattattaaatatttcttataaaacttgaaaagtttagagaaattaattttgtaatttaacccatgaattatatatatatatatacatatttgttaaattatagGGGActaactttaattaattttcaattatttctttaaattttgaaaagtttttacttaaaaatatccttccaattttaatttttttaaaaatatattttcaaattaattaaataatgaaattatccATGTCTGGTGGAGAGTTCAAGTttgttggattggtaacccaactcaacccaacccaacccaacccaacccaacccaaccctctattgtTTCAAACTGAGAAGAGATAAGAGGGAAGAGAAAGTTCAAGTttgttggattggtaaccgaactcaacccaacccaacccaaccctctattgtTTCAAACTGAGAAGAGATAAGAAGGGAAGAGAAAAAACTACGGCCAACAGAACAAGTTCAATGAAAAGCACAGAGCATAAAAGTTCGATGGAAATAGAACAAAAGGTTGAGTGGAGAGACAATCGACACGACGTCGAGTGAAGAAATGGGAGCAGAGAAGAGAGTCTGACAGAGAAATAAAGAAGCGACCAACGAGCTAGATCGACGTCGGAGATGAGGACATCAACGGACACCGTGAGAGATGAGCACAATGAGATggatgaagagagagagagaaagtcaattacaataattaatcCATATTGCATGTGTGCCGCCTGATAGGGTCATACAGGATCGGTGGGCTGGTATCAGAATCTACCAGAATATAGAtgctcttccattttctttattaatatataatcatagaaaataattctatctcaaatattattttggttataCAATGTTTTTAAGATCAACAGCGTAAAAAGACGACTTGTAATGAACATTTATTTAGGAAGcttcaaaggaaaaaagacACATCAATTCAGTGGAAACGTACAGATCTATGGGGGTCAGTGGGCATCATTTTGAAAGGATATTTGCCACCTTAACAATGAAGATATCTGCAAAAC is a window from the Cucurbita pepo subsp. pepo cultivar mu-cu-16 chromosome LG07, ASM280686v2, whole genome shotgun sequence genome containing:
- the LOC111799174 gene encoding serine hydroxymethyltransferase 2, mitochondrial-like, which gives rise to MAMFLRKVAVGVTKPNVAPVNGRFLLRHMSSVCRSTAEEREARATWIKQLNSPMEVIAPDVADIIELEKARQFQGLELIPSENFCPRAVMEAVGSILTNSYSEGYPGARYYGGTEYADIIENLCKKRVFEAFRLDPAKWGVNVQTFTGSIANFLTYSALLKPHERIMSLDLPHGGHLSHGYQTATKKVSLVSMFFETMPYRLDERTGYIDYDGMERSASLFRPKLIVAGATAYARLYDYARIRKICDKYKAIMMADMAHLAGLVAADVIPSPFEYADIVTTTTNKSLGGPRGALIFYRKGVKEINKKGEEVLYDYEDKINGAVFPGFQGSPHNHKIAGLAIALKQATTPEYKAYQQQVLNNSSRFAQCLIEKGYELVSGGTDNHLLLVNLKNKGIDGSRVEKVLDWVHIAANKNTVPGDVSAISPSGIRMGTPALTSRGFLEADFVKVAEFFDEALKLALKIKAAEPKGAKLKDFKATVQSNKEFQSEISKLRREVEEFSKQFPTVGFEKETMKYRD